Proteins encoded by one window of Candidatus Zixiibacteriota bacterium:
- a CDS encoding putative peptidoglycan glycosyltransferase FtsW — protein MKKSPAETRFDEGLLIAYLGVLIIGIVMVYSSSSIIAESRYGSHLYFFKSQFVWALMSLGAIFLILKLDLQRLAIYSVPALLLTMIALLAVFVMPARNEAQRWLMLGPLTVQPSEFFKFLLIVFLAFSLSNPKRNIADVRQLIMPYAPIIGVGLGLILLQPNLGTVLVAGITALGIFFLAGARIRHLLTAGLPLVGTALLVIFVIGYKKARVMSHLAAVSDPLTGSYQVKQSALTLGAGGLMGTGLGEGTQKLWFLPYPYTDFIFAAAGQEIGFVGLLVVLGALLYIYRGCKIAAGQPDKFGFLLAAGLTWSLFVNIAINIGMVTAILPVTGIALPFISYGGSSLLVSSAAIGVLLNLSRRVTVR, from the coding sequence ATGAAAAAATCTCCGGCTGAAACACGATTCGATGAGGGACTGCTCATTGCCTATTTGGGAGTACTCATTATCGGCATTGTCATGGTCTATTCGTCGTCATCGATTATAGCTGAAAGCCGTTATGGTTCGCATTTGTATTTTTTCAAAAGTCAATTCGTGTGGGCCTTGATGTCGCTTGGGGCGATATTTCTAATTCTTAAACTCGATTTGCAACGACTCGCAATCTATTCAGTCCCCGCATTACTGCTCACCATGATCGCCTTGCTTGCGGTGTTTGTCATGCCTGCGCGAAACGAAGCCCAGCGCTGGCTCATGCTTGGCCCGCTCACAGTGCAGCCATCTGAGTTTTTCAAGTTTCTGCTTATCGTGTTTCTGGCGTTCTCGTTGTCGAATCCCAAAAGAAATATTGCCGATGTCAGACAGCTTATCATGCCCTATGCCCCGATTATCGGTGTCGGGCTGGGGCTAATATTGCTTCAGCCAAACCTCGGTACGGTTTTAGTGGCGGGTATAACCGCGCTCGGCATCTTCTTTCTCGCCGGAGCGCGCATTCGTCACCTGCTGACAGCCGGTCTGCCGCTGGTTGGAACTGCACTGCTGGTGATATTTGTCATCGGTTACAAAAAAGCGCGTGTCATGAGCCATTTGGCCGCTGTCTCTGATCCGCTTACGGGGAGCTATCAGGTAAAACAGTCGGCATTGACACTCGGCGCAGGCGGGCTAATGGGGACGGGACTTGGCGAAGGAACCCAAAAGCTCTGGTTTCTGCCGTATCCTTATACTGATTTTATATTCGCCGCTGCCGGACAGGAAATTGGTTTTGTTGGTTTACTTGTGGTACTTGGCGCGCTTCTCTACATATATCGCGGCTGTAAAATTGCCGCGGGACAGCCGGATAAATTTGGATTCCTTCTCGCCGCAGGCTTGACATGGTCGCTCTTTGTAAACATTGCCATTAATATCGGTATGGTGACTGCCATCCTGCCAGTAACCGGAATTGCGTTGCCCTTTATCTCGTATGGCGGGTCGTCGCTTTTAGTTTCAAGCGCGGCCATTGGCGTATTGCTCAATCTCTCTCGTAGGGTTACAGTTCGATGA
- the murD gene encoding UDP-N-acetylmuramoyl-L-alanine--D-glutamate ligase, giving the protein MRLVDLGNIEGTMTLEERILGRNIGIIGMARSGMAVARLALRRGGKPYVSDSALESKVLSQTVELTKLGISYETGGHTERLLQSDYIIVSPGVPLSLEILQQARTRGIPVFSELEFGSWVCRGKIIAITGTNGKTTTTTLIGDILKAAGHEAFICGNIGLPLSEIADQINDNAYAVVEASSFQLETIADFKPHVALLLNLTSDHLDWHGGFENYKKAKYRITENQNADNYFIVNKGDAEISSDNPASSARKIYFSTVPLIESDIVVRDGSLCVKKDGQLVQVLSAKDILIPGPHNLQNAAAALAVGVALGLSLSTVALVLKRFPGVEHRLERAGRVAGVNFINDSKATNVDSVCYALKSVEQPIVLICGGRDKGGSYAPMIEAGRGKVKGLIAIGEAKEKIFVALAKSFSTQFASSLEEAVITAFELAMPGDTVLLSPGCSSFDMFENFEHRGRAFKAAVAGLRNGKKSNEKISG; this is encoded by the coding sequence GTGCGCCTTGTTGACCTTGGCAACATTGAAGGTACGATGACCCTCGAAGAACGCATACTCGGACGAAATATCGGCATCATTGGGATGGCCCGCTCCGGCATGGCTGTTGCCCGGCTGGCTCTTCGCCGCGGCGGGAAACCATATGTCTCTGATTCCGCTCTTGAGTCAAAGGTTCTGTCTCAGACTGTTGAACTAACCAAGCTCGGCATTTCGTATGAAACGGGCGGCCACACCGAGCGGCTACTTCAGAGCGACTACATTATCGTCTCGCCGGGAGTACCTCTGTCACTTGAGATTTTACAGCAGGCCCGCACCAGAGGCATCCCGGTCTTTTCAGAACTTGAGTTTGGCTCGTGGGTCTGTCGCGGTAAAATAATTGCCATAACCGGCACAAACGGCAAAACCACCACGACCACACTCATCGGCGATATACTCAAAGCCGCCGGACACGAAGCTTTTATCTGCGGGAATATCGGGTTGCCGCTTTCCGAAATCGCCGACCAGATTAACGACAACGCATATGCGGTCGTTGAAGCCTCGAGCTTTCAACTTGAAACTATAGCCGATTTCAAACCCCATGTCGCGCTCCTGCTCAATCTTACTTCGGATCATCTGGACTGGCATGGCGGCTTTGAAAACTACAAAAAGGCAAAATACCGAATCACAGAAAACCAGAACGCAGACAACTATTTTATTGTCAATAAAGGGGACGCCGAAATATCATCCGACAACCCGGCCAGTTCGGCTCGGAAAATCTACTTCTCGACCGTTCCTTTAATCGAGTCAGACATTGTCGTGCGCGATGGCTCGCTCTGTGTTAAAAAAGACGGCCAGCTCGTCCAAGTCCTGAGCGCCAAAGACATTCTCATCCCTGGCCCGCACAATTTGCAGAATGCCGCCGCCGCCCTGGCGGTCGGAGTCGCGCTTGGGCTTTCGCTTTCAACCGTGGCACTCGTTCTCAAAAGATTCCCCGGTGTGGAGCATAGACTTGAACGGGCCGGAAGGGTCGCGGGGGTCAATTTTATCAATGATTCCAAAGCGACCAATGTCGATTCGGTTTGTTACGCGCTCAAATCAGTCGAGCAACCGATTGTTCTTATTTGCGGTGGACGCGACAAGGGGGGGAGCTACGCTCCTATGATAGAGGCCGGTAGGGGCAAAGTAAAAGGGCTGATCGCGATAGGCGAAGCTAAAGAAAAGATATTTGTGGCGCTCGCCAAATCATTCTCAACACAGTTTGCCAGCTCATTGGAAGAAGCCGTCATCACAGCCTTTGAATTGGCTATGCCCGGCGATACGGTGCTTCTCTCGCCGGGCTGTTCCTCGTTTGATATGTTTGAAAATTTTGAACACCGTGGCCGTGCCTTCAAAGCGGCTGTCGCCGGACTTCGTAACGGAAAGAAGAGCAATGAAAAAATCTCCGGCTGA
- the mraY gene encoding phospho-N-acetylmuramoyl-pentapeptide-transferase produces the protein MLYHLLYPLSEQISGFNLFRYITFRTAGATVTALIICLILGPLFIRLLQKYQVKENIREEGPATHKKKAGTPTMGGLIILAGIVIPTLLWANLTNFYVLMVLMVTVWLGALGFLDDYLKAIKRQPKGLVARKKLIGQLILGTLFTVGLFYFAPEGWYDGVTSIPFLKDYVLNLGILFGPFVVLVLTGSSNAVNLTDGLDGLAIGLCALCFMAFGGLVYVSGRLDWSHYLQIQYFPGSGELAIFCGAAIGSALGFLWFNSHPAQVFMGDTGSLALGGALGAIAILVKKELLLVIVGGVFVVTALSVIIQILSYRYRGGKRVFKMAPLHHHFELSGWHESKVVIRFWIVGAMCALLTLATLKVR, from the coding sequence ATGTTGTACCATTTGCTCTATCCGCTCTCAGAACAGATTAGCGGTTTCAACCTCTTCCGCTATATCACTTTTCGCACCGCGGGCGCGACCGTTACGGCGCTGATAATTTGTTTGATTCTCGGGCCGCTCTTTATTCGTCTTTTGCAAAAGTATCAGGTCAAAGAGAATATCCGCGAAGAGGGACCAGCCACACACAAGAAAAAAGCCGGCACACCCACAATGGGCGGCCTTATTATTCTTGCCGGAATAGTCATTCCGACTCTTCTCTGGGCGAACCTGACAAACTTCTACGTGCTTATGGTTTTAATGGTAACCGTTTGGCTTGGAGCGCTCGGATTTCTTGATGATTATCTCAAAGCGATCAAACGACAGCCCAAAGGACTTGTGGCGCGCAAGAAGCTCATCGGACAACTCATCCTCGGCACACTTTTCACAGTCGGGCTGTTTTATTTCGCGCCAGAAGGGTGGTACGATGGGGTCACCAGTATTCCATTCCTGAAAGATTACGTGCTGAACCTCGGTATACTCTTCGGACCGTTTGTCGTTCTTGTATTGACCGGCTCCTCGAATGCGGTCAATCTCACCGACGGACTCGACGGGCTTGCAATCGGTCTATGTGCTCTCTGCTTTATGGCATTCGGCGGACTGGTGTATGTCTCAGGACGGCTCGACTGGTCTCACTATCTGCAGATTCAGTATTTCCCCGGAAGCGGTGAACTTGCCATTTTCTGCGGCGCGGCTATTGGCTCAGCGTTGGGATTTCTCTGGTTTAATTCGCATCCTGCCCAGGTTTTCATGGGTGACACTGGCTCGCTGGCCCTTGGCGGCGCACTGGGCGCAATAGCAATTCTGGTTAAAAAAGAACTGCTGTTGGTAATTGTCGGAGGTGTCTTCGTGGTCACGGCTCTGTCGGTTATCATTCAGATTTTATCATATCGCTATCGCGGTGGAAAACGGGTTTTCAAAATGGCACCGCTCCATCATCATTTTGAACTCTCGGGCTGGCATGAATCAAAAGTAGTTATCCGGTTTTGGATAGTCGGCGCAATGTGCGCCTTGTTGACCTTGGCAACATTGAAGGTACGATGA
- the murF gene encoding UDP-N-acetylmuramoyl-tripeptide--D-alanyl-D-alanine ligase codes for MNFDQLAAATGGTLLKSPHTQKSFMGVSIDSRTVKPGELFIALKGERVDGHQYIDQALTRGAGGIIAEFNFPRLSEFESVSPIVTVQNSYEAMLKLSATYRDSINVRRIGISGSNGKTTTKEISYQLLNAVEPNTYRSPGNLNNLFGAPMAIFAMPSQTKLAVMEMGVSLPGEMSQLAEIVQPHIVAITNVAVSHLEFLQTIEGVLKEEVSLVESLPNSAPVVVNGDDLLLVNEIKKIRPDAVTFGVKNIAAFMPDFVKSRASGGSLIVIEGDQFNMTLFGDHQVYNLLAGYAVAKTLGYTFDAVDTSKIEFSTAPMRGQTVTIDNTTYIVDCYNANPDSVRSGLISFEKIKSTGRRVIVLGDMLELGENEVEYHREIGQLLSELHFDQIVLVGPLSRHILDKALEHGISGNKLLHFKNAAEAAIGLKSIVNSGDIVYLKASRGVGLEAIVDAVQLKQGAKS; via the coding sequence TTGAATTTTGATCAACTTGCAGCTGCAACCGGCGGGACCCTTCTCAAAAGTCCCCACACTCAGAAAAGTTTCATGGGCGTTTCTATCGACAGTCGGACAGTAAAACCCGGCGAACTGTTTATCGCGCTCAAAGGAGAACGCGTCGACGGTCATCAGTATATCGATCAAGCGCTAACACGCGGCGCAGGTGGTATTATAGCCGAGTTCAACTTTCCCCGTTTGAGCGAATTTGAATCAGTCTCGCCGATTGTCACTGTTCAAAACAGCTATGAAGCGATGCTTAAGTTATCAGCTACGTACCGCGACAGCATTAATGTCCGCCGTATTGGCATAAGCGGCTCAAATGGGAAGACGACCACAAAAGAAATCAGCTATCAGTTATTAAATGCGGTCGAACCGAACACCTACCGCTCACCGGGCAACCTCAACAACCTTTTCGGCGCGCCTATGGCGATATTCGCGATGCCGTCGCAGACAAAGCTTGCCGTCATGGAAATGGGCGTATCGCTTCCAGGCGAGATGAGTCAGCTTGCGGAAATAGTACAACCGCATATAGTTGCCATTACCAATGTCGCAGTTTCGCACCTTGAATTCCTGCAAACAATAGAAGGCGTTTTAAAAGAAGAAGTTTCACTTGTTGAGTCGTTGCCAAACAGCGCGCCTGTGGTTGTCAACGGCGACGACCTATTGCTTGTCAATGAAATTAAAAAAATCCGTCCCGATGCAGTTACCTTCGGTGTGAAGAACATAGCAGCCTTCATGCCTGACTTCGTAAAGTCTCGGGCTTCAGGCGGATCGCTTATTGTAATCGAAGGAGATCAATTCAATATGACGCTCTTCGGCGATCACCAAGTCTACAACCTGCTTGCAGGATATGCGGTAGCAAAAACCCTTGGGTATACCTTCGATGCTGTGGATACTTCAAAAATTGAATTCTCCACTGCCCCAATGCGCGGACAGACGGTTACGATCGACAATACCACTTACATAGTTGATTGTTACAACGCCAATCCCGATTCTGTCCGCTCGGGACTTATCTCTTTTGAAAAAATCAAATCGACCGGACGACGGGTAATTGTTTTGGGCGACATGCTGGAACTTGGCGAGAACGAAGTCGAGTATCACCGCGAAATCGGTCAGCTCTTATCCGAACTACATTTCGACCAGATAGTGCTTGTCGGCCCGCTTTCGAGACATATCCTCGACAAAGCCCTTGAGCATGGAATATCTGGAAACAAACTCCTACATTTCAAAAACGCAGCCGAGGCTGCAATTGGTCTGAAATCCATCGTCAACTCCGGTGACATAGTCTATCTAAAAGCCTCGCGTGGTGTGGGTCTTGAGGCAATAGTGGACGCGGTTCAATTGAAACAGGGAGCAAAATCCTAA
- a CDS encoding UDP-N-acetylmuramoyl-L-alanyl-D-glutamate--2,6-diaminopimelate ligase: MKLSQLIDGVADAALVGDPNLEIDAIEYDSRLLKPNGLFFAVTGYKVDGYDYIKSAMNNGAVAVMGERATTTEVENYICVPNIRKAMSDVAARFYDFPGKRLKCLGVTGTNGKTTTSYMLKKILEAERKAVGLMTTLTYDTGKEVFEAERTTPESLDMQRLLYLMRTNGRTHAVLEVSSHALVLHRVDNIDFNVVVFTNFTRDHLDFHETMENYFAAKASLLNKLSGPYSYVVLNLDVPEFQPLFGQVEGSYVTYSLSNPKADVYCSEFELRPERTIFDLVTALGTRTIDLQLPGRFNLTNAIAAAAGGLASGVDLDNVVKGLEEMRPIPGRLNPIDFGQPFAVYVDYAHTPDAIVSLCKSVREISKGKLLLLFGCGGDRDRGKRPLMGAAATTSADYVLVTSDNPRNETPAAIIDEIRHGLQGSCHEIEPDRKTAIEKILKMAKPGDAVLLAGKGAEPYQEINSVKYPFSDRETVESLLGKMGFTFHQYVSGER; this comes from the coding sequence ATTAAACTCAGTCAACTAATTGATGGAGTCGCTGATGCGGCGCTCGTTGGTGATCCAAATCTTGAAATCGATGCCATCGAATATGATTCACGCCTGCTCAAACCGAACGGACTTTTTTTCGCCGTGACAGGCTATAAAGTTGATGGTTACGACTATATAAAATCTGCAATGAATAACGGCGCAGTGGCAGTCATGGGAGAGCGCGCAACAACAACTGAAGTAGAGAATTATATTTGCGTTCCCAATATCAGGAAGGCCATGTCGGATGTGGCCGCGCGTTTTTACGATTTCCCCGGCAAACGACTGAAATGTCTTGGTGTCACCGGCACAAACGGCAAAACGACGACTTCGTATATGCTCAAAAAAATTCTTGAAGCTGAGCGCAAAGCGGTCGGACTCATGACGACCCTGACCTATGATACTGGCAAAGAAGTTTTCGAAGCTGAGAGGACGACTCCGGAATCGCTCGATATGCAGCGGCTTTTGTATTTAATGCGAACCAATGGCCGCACACATGCCGTGCTCGAAGTTTCCTCACACGCCCTTGTGCTCCATCGGGTGGATAATATCGATTTCAATGTGGTGGTCTTTACCAATTTCACCCGCGACCACCTTGATTTTCATGAGACAATGGAAAACTATTTTGCCGCCAAGGCATCCCTTTTGAATAAACTGAGCGGGCCATACTCGTATGTTGTGCTCAATCTCGATGTGCCTGAATTTCAACCGCTCTTTGGGCAGGTTGAAGGCTCGTATGTTACATATTCTCTTTCGAATCCAAAAGCCGATGTCTATTGCTCGGAGTTTGAACTCCGGCCGGAGCGAACAATTTTTGACCTTGTCACAGCCCTCGGCACACGCACAATCGATCTGCAGCTTCCCGGACGATTTAATCTGACAAACGCTATTGCCGCGGCGGCCGGAGGTCTGGCAAGCGGAGTCGATCTGGATAATGTTGTCAAAGGACTCGAAGAGATGCGTCCGATCCCCGGACGCCTCAACCCGATCGATTTCGGCCAACCATTCGCAGTCTATGTCGACTATGCCCACACACCTGATGCGATAGTGAGCCTGTGCAAGTCCGTCCGGGAAATTTCTAAAGGAAAACTTTTACTTCTTTTTGGATGCGGGGGAGATAGGGATCGCGGTAAACGTCCGCTCATGGGAGCCGCCGCAACAACATCGGCCGATTATGTTCTGGTGACTTCAGATAATCCGCGAAATGAAACCCCAGCCGCGATTATTGATGAAATCCGCCACGGTCTTCAGGGCAGTTGCCACGAAATTGAACCCGATCGGAAAACAGCGATCGAGAAGATTTTAAAAATGGCAAAACCGGGCGATGCTGTGCTTCTGGCTGGCAAAGGGGCCGAGCCGTATCAGGAAATTAATAGTGTGAAATATCCCTTCAGCGACCGTGAGACGGTCGAATCGTTGCTGGGGAAAATGGGCTTCACCTTTCACCAGTACGTGTCAGGGGAGAGGTGA
- a CDS encoding penicillin-binding transpeptidase domain-containing protein, with translation MKRTRQENIRLGILFCGIVLFFGVVIARLVQLQIFLAPKYSEMVARQSSGSVEIPAERGVIFDRNGTVVAKNVIGTSLCARPKNEAEVAEAARFIDKLFTYKSGTALKEFALSPLKFRYIKRNLNLEQIVRLKDDIPAGLFLRNEPLRQYPFGLVGKQILGFTDIDNNGQSGFELAYDSILTGIPGKADFQRDGLSKAFRISEQALVKPIPGRGMVLTIDWQFQEIVEQELRAAVDSFKIKSGMAVFLDCTNGDILAMAHFDKSETNPERPTKLKAISDQFEPGSSAKAFTAAAALDAHTIRPFDLVYCEKGAWRLGRKVLHDAKQYEYLTFTDVIAKSSNIGVGKVAVELGGEELYQAFLRFGLGTKIKCGLPGETRGSLPRPNRWSEHTTATLAMGHAVAVNALQMATAFAAIANGGDLLHPRLIQGEVDHTGLFTKQGEREVVGRAFEPETRAYLHGILRAVVEHGTGKKANSPQVAIAGKTGTPQLIDQETGAYSHNRYLGCFAGFFPYEKPVIAGIVVLEEFDRETEAGATAAPTFGRIAERFTVANPDIFTVPERTLHARTTTRKSIFTTPDFTGQTLFSSHKLAASRGITLRCSAAEGTVIWQFPPAERPIHEGENLLVVVRESDGTMRLADLQGLSIQAASAYLSFIGMDFLFSGSGSVFSQSILAGELALKESLCRIQCRPKWGVSH, from the coding sequence ATGAAGCGGACGCGGCAGGAGAATATCCGGCTTGGGATTTTATTCTGCGGAATTGTTCTTTTCTTTGGGGTCGTGATAGCGCGCCTTGTGCAGCTGCAGATCTTTCTTGCGCCAAAATACAGCGAAATGGTAGCACGGCAGTCCTCTGGTTCGGTTGAAATTCCAGCCGAGCGTGGAGTTATTTTTGATCGCAACGGAACCGTCGTTGCAAAAAATGTTATAGGAACTTCGCTTTGCGCCCGTCCTAAAAACGAAGCCGAAGTTGCTGAAGCCGCGCGGTTTATCGACAAATTATTCACCTATAAATCGGGCACGGCGCTAAAAGAGTTTGCGCTGTCCCCGCTTAAATTCCGCTATATAAAGAGAAATCTAAATCTGGAGCAGATCGTCCGTCTCAAAGATGATATTCCTGCAGGACTCTTTCTCCGTAACGAACCGCTTCGTCAGTACCCATTCGGGTTGGTGGGTAAACAGATACTCGGATTTACTGATATTGACAATAACGGGCAGTCGGGCTTTGAGTTAGCCTATGACTCGATTCTGACCGGTATTCCTGGTAAAGCTGATTTCCAGCGCGATGGACTCTCAAAAGCGTTTCGCATATCCGAGCAAGCGCTTGTCAAACCAATACCCGGGCGTGGAATGGTCCTGACTATTGATTGGCAATTTCAGGAAATTGTTGAGCAGGAACTTCGCGCGGCAGTTGATTCTTTCAAAATAAAATCCGGAATGGCGGTCTTTCTCGACTGTACAAACGGTGATATACTCGCTATGGCACATTTCGATAAATCAGAAACCAATCCCGAGCGCCCGACAAAGCTCAAAGCAATATCGGACCAATTTGAGCCAGGTTCGTCTGCCAAAGCCTTCACAGCGGCGGCGGCGCTCGACGCCCACACAATACGGCCGTTTGACCTTGTCTACTGCGAAAAAGGGGCATGGCGACTTGGACGCAAGGTATTGCATGATGCCAAACAATATGAATATCTAACCTTTACCGATGTCATTGCCAAATCAAGCAATATCGGCGTCGGTAAAGTCGCCGTAGAACTTGGAGGCGAAGAACTCTATCAAGCCTTTCTGCGTTTTGGCCTGGGAACAAAAATAAAATGCGGACTTCCTGGTGAGACGCGCGGAAGTCTGCCGCGTCCTAACCGATGGTCGGAGCACACGACTGCGACTCTGGCGATGGGGCACGCTGTGGCGGTGAACGCTCTGCAAATGGCGACCGCTTTTGCCGCAATCGCCAACGGTGGTGATTTGCTGCATCCCAGATTAATCCAAGGCGAGGTCGATCATACAGGTTTGTTCACAAAACAAGGCGAGCGCGAAGTTGTAGGGCGGGCCTTCGAGCCGGAGACACGCGCGTATCTGCATGGTATCCTCCGCGCCGTAGTCGAACATGGGACAGGTAAAAAGGCGAATAGTCCGCAGGTTGCCATTGCTGGAAAAACCGGCACACCCCAGCTTATAGATCAGGAGACCGGCGCCTATTCACACAACCGCTATCTGGGTTGTTTCGCCGGTTTCTTCCCGTATGAAAAACCGGTTATCGCGGGAATTGTAGTGCTCGAGGAATTCGATCGTGAAACCGAAGCCGGTGCTACCGCCGCTCCGACATTCGGACGCATAGCCGAACGGTTCACGGTTGCCAACCCTGACATATTCACCGTGCCCGAACGGACTCTTCACGCACGAACGACAACAAGGAAATCTATTTTCACAACTCCGGACTTTACTGGTCAGACTCTTTTTTCTTCACATAAGCTCGCCGCAAGCCGGGGGATTACCCTGCGATGTTCCGCCGCTGAGGGGACGGTAATATGGCAGTTTCCACCGGCTGAGCGGCCTATTCATGAAGGAGAAAATCTGTTGGTAGTCGTGAGAGAATCAGACGGCACCATGCGTCTTGCTGACCTGCAAGGGTTATCTATCCAGGCGGCCTCGGCCTATCTCAGCTTTATCGGAATGGATTTCCTGTTTTCCGGTTCGGGGTCGGTGTTTTCGCAGTCCATTCTTGCAGGCGAATTAGCTTTGAAGGAATCTCTCTGTCGTATCCAATGCCGACCTAAATGGGGAGTGTCCCATTAA
- the rsmH gene encoding 16S rRNA (cytosine(1402)-N(4))-methyltransferase RsmH → MISPDSNDDDFPHEEESHPLGHLPVLVEETVSHLITDPDGIYLDLTAGGGGHLKALADKLSPEARLYGMDKDKTALARAKARLAGAKQEVKLFTGSFGNMDAFTAAMSLSQVNGILLDLGLSSYQLDDPSRGFSFRFDSPLDMRFDLSSIVTAEELVNTLFTSELIDIFRTYGEEKQAVKIARAIVDSRVIAPISTTIQLNKVILSVVRPPHQNKTLARVYQALRIVVNGELDAVDAVLPASLKMLKSGGRVAVITYHSLEDRRVKQFIRVESNPPCICPPSFPVCVCNPTPRLRKVTRKSITPSDLELQSNSRSSSARLRVAEKI, encoded by the coding sequence ATGATCAGTCCCGACAGTAACGACGATGATTTTCCTCACGAAGAGGAAAGCCACCCGCTCGGACACCTGCCAGTTCTGGTTGAGGAAACTGTCAGTCATTTGATTACTGATCCGGATGGAATCTATCTGGATCTGACAGCCGGAGGCGGAGGACATTTGAAAGCCCTGGCAGACAAGCTAAGCCCCGAGGCGCGGCTCTATGGAATGGACAAAGACAAGACGGCACTAGCGAGGGCAAAAGCCCGGCTTGCCGGGGCAAAACAGGAAGTTAAACTTTTCACCGGTTCGTTTGGAAACATGGACGCTTTCACCGCCGCAATGAGCCTGAGCCAAGTTAATGGCATTCTTTTGGATCTTGGACTCTCGTCATACCAACTTGATGATCCCTCGCGCGGTTTCTCTTTCCGTTTTGACTCTCCTCTCGATATGCGTTTTGATCTGAGTTCGATAGTAACCGCCGAAGAACTTGTCAATACACTTTTCACGTCCGAACTCATAGATATTTTTCGTACCTATGGCGAAGAGAAGCAAGCAGTTAAGATTGCCCGAGCGATTGTTGACTCACGCGTGATTGCTCCGATCTCTACCACAATCCAGCTAAATAAAGTCATCTTGAGTGTTGTTCGGCCCCCTCATCAGAATAAAACACTGGCCCGAGTCTATCAGGCTTTGCGCATTGTCGTAAATGGAGAACTCGATGCAGTTGATGCAGTTCTCCCGGCCAGTCTCAAAATGTTGAAATCCGGAGGGCGTGTGGCAGTGATAACATATCATTCACTCGAAGATCGCCGTGTCAAACAATTCATCCGAGTCGAAAGCAATCCTCCTTGTATCTGCCCGCCGTCGTTTCCCGTCTGTGTGTGCAATCCCACGCCAAGGCTCCGCAAAGTGACACGAAAATCAATTACGCCTTCCGATTTGGAATTGCAATCTAATTCCCGTTCCAGCTCGGCGAGGCTTCGGGTTGCGGAGAAAATATGA